One Helicoverpa armigera isolate CAAS_96S chromosome 1, ASM3070526v1, whole genome shotgun sequence genomic window carries:
- the LOC110376624 gene encoding L-threonine ammonia-lyase, which yields MTNPKDDPEYDEWCDPDNPRIIKYDDILAASRRIEGQIVKTPCMRAHMSKRLGMELYLKEEFLQATGCFKERGVRNTLLLLNEEQKKYGVAAASTGNHAGALAYHSAQMGIPSMVVMPIHAPITKINKAERSGGKIVLHGASMAEAKHYAMTMAKEKKMMYINGYDHPNVIEGQGTIGIEVIEQVPNVDAILVPCGGGSLLAGTAIAIKHLKPDCEVYGVVTDKTYSMVEALKKNERVTIPLEPSIADGLAVNKVGANTFHNMRGFVDKMVVVREDWVARAIMHVIEEEKVVIEGAAAVGIAAIMAGLFPHLKGKTVVAVCSGGNIDATTLTRALERGMAAEGRLVKFKVTVSDRPGGLAELCSMLASLGVTMRDCVPERAWVKGDVFSVQLKVIVETRGWDHTKELVEAIKKHYKEYFFQEMERSDASGGAGRGPCHNSACMQ from the exons ATGACAAATCCAAAGGac GATCCCGAATACGACGAGTGGTGTGATCCAGATAATCCACGTATAATCAAATATGACGATATATTAGCTGCGTCACGTCGTATTGAAGGCCAGATTGTTAAAACACCAtgtatg AGAGCTCATATGTCGAAAAGACTTGGAATGGAATTATATCTGAAAGAGGAATTCCTTCAGGCCACGGGAtg CTTTAAAGAACGCGGAGTGAGAAACACGTTATTATTACTAAacgaagaacaaaaaaaatatggtgtaGCTGCAGCCAGCACCGGTAACCATGCTGGGGCTCTCGCATATCACTCCGCTCAGATGGGCATACCTAGCATGGTCGTCATGCCTATACATGCCCCGatcaccaaaataaataaggcCGAAAGATCTGGAGGAAAGATAGTGTTACATGGCGCTAGTATGGCTGAGGCTAAACATTATGCCATGACAATGGCGAAGGAGAAGAAAATGATGTACATTAACGG CTACGATCATCCAAATGTCATAGAAGGTCAGGGTACCATTGGTATAGAGGTAATAGAACAGGTGCCTAACGTGGATGCCATTCTAGTACCATGCGGAGGAGGCAGTCTGCTAGCTGGGACAGCCATCGCTATAAAACATCTAAAGCCCGACTGCGAAGTTTAT GGTGTGGTAACAGATAAAACATACAGTATGGTAGAGGCTCTTAAGAAGAATGAACGCGTCACTATTCCACTGGAACCATCGATAGCCGATGGACTAGCAGTGAACAAAGTTGGTGCCAACACGTTCCACAACATGAGGGGGTTTGTCGACAAAATG GTTGTAGTCCGGGAGGACTGGGTGGCTCGAGCTATTATGCATGTGATTGAAGAAGAAAAGGTAGTTATAGAGGGAGCCGCAGCCGTGGGCATTGCAGCTATTATGGCCGGCTTGTTCCCACACTTAAAAGGCAAAAC AGTGGTGGCAGTCTGCTCTGGGGGTAACATTGATGCAACAACTCTTACGCGTGCGCTGGAACGAGGTATGGCAGCGGAGGGGCGACTAGTGAAGTTCAAGGTGACGGTGTCGGACCGACCCGGAGGCCTAGCCGAATTGTGCAGTATGCTTGCAAGCCTCGGCGTCACCATGCGGGACTGTGTGCCTGAACGAGCCTGGGTCAAAGGAGATGTTTTCAGTGTTCAA TTGAAAGTGATTGTTGAAACCAGAGGTTGGGATCATACAAAAGAACTGGTAGAGGCAATCAAAAAACACTACAAAGAATACTTCTTCCAAGAAATGGAGAGGTCCGATGCATCAGGGGGCGCTGGACGCGGACCTTGCCACAACTCAGCATGCATGCAGTAA